Proteins co-encoded in one Sphingopyxis sp. BE259 genomic window:
- the rpoC gene encoding DNA-directed RNA polymerase subunit beta', with product MNQLTNFMNPVAKPETFDMIKIGIASPERIRSWSFGEIKKPETINYRTFKPERDGLFCARIFGPIKDYECLCGKYKRMKYKGIVCEKCGVEVTVTKVRRERMGHIELAAPVAHIWFLKSLPSRIGLLLDMQLKQLERVLYFEAYIVLEPGLTPLEKFQLLTEDELLDAQDEYGEDAFSAGIGAEAIRVLLENLDLEQERADLMEDLATTKSELKPKKIIKRLKVVESFIESGNRPEWMILEVVPVIPPELRPLVPLDGGRFATSDLNDLYRRVINRNNRLKRLMELRAPDIIVRNEKRMLQEAVDALFDNGRRGRTITGANKRPLKSLSDMLKGKQGRFRQNLLGKRVDYSGRSVIVTGPELKLHQCGLPKKMALELFKPFIYARLDAKGLSMTLKQAKKWVEKERKEVWDILDEVIREHPVLLNRAPTLHRLGIQAFEPVLIEGKAIQLHPLVCAAFNADFDGDQMAVHVPLSLEAQLEARVLMMSTNNILSPANGKPIIVPSQDMVLGLYYLSMERAGEPGEGMLLADMAEVHQALHVGAVTLHSKVISRVPQTDEKGNEYLRRFETTPGRMLIGECLPKSHTVPFDVVNRLLTKKEIGDVIDQVYRHTGQKETVLFADAIMALGFRNAFKAGISFGKDDMIIPASKEGMVDETRALVKDFEQQYQDGLITQQEKYNKAIDAWSQCGDKVATAMMDEIRAEPKDPKTGRLAPINSIYMMAHSGARGSQAQMKQLAGMRGLMAKPSGEIIETPIISNFKEGLTVLEYFNSTHGARKGLADTALKTANSGYLTRRLVDVSQDCVVIEEDCGTTRGMEMRAIIQGGSTIASLGERILGRTTLEDVLDKDGNVLAPVGTLLDEPTTQRIEDAEVQSVKIRSPLVCEAVLGVCGKCYGRDLARGTPVNIGEAVGVIAAQSIGEPGTQLTMRTFHIGGAAQVNEQSNAESISDGTIEYRDMPTIVDQRGRRLALARSGEVAVIDSEGRERASHKLPYGAQILFKDGDKVKKGDRIAEWDPFTMPLITEKQGVVKYQDLEDTKTLIEQVDEATGIAQRVVIEYRSAGRAKKEDLQPRLTLLDDASGEAARYLLAVGTMLSVEDGQTVQAGDVLARVSREASKTRDITGGLPRVAELFEARIPKDNSVIAKISGRIEFVKDYKAKRKIAIVPEEGDPIEYLIPKSKVLEVQEGDQVKRGDALISGSPNPHDILDVMGVEALAEYLVAEIQEVYRLQGVKINDKHIEVIVRQMLQKVEITAGGDTTLLPGEQLDYLEMMEYNAKLPKNGVPAEGRPVLLGITKASLQTRSFVSAASFQETTRVLTEASVQGKVDSLIGLKENVIVGRLIPAGTGAAMNRVRVTASSKDAALRASMRAAAQVDLIAPASAAAEHAAELAQGPEAAMGDDPLGKVQGEDFTTDDVMVEDRPEGEGEA from the coding sequence ATGAACCAGCTTACCAACTTCATGAATCCGGTCGCGAAGCCCGAAACCTTTGACATGATCAAGATCGGCATCGCGAGCCCCGAGCGAATCCGCTCGTGGTCGTTCGGCGAGATCAAGAAGCCCGAAACCATCAACTACCGCACGTTCAAGCCCGAGCGTGACGGCCTGTTCTGCGCCCGCATCTTTGGCCCGATCAAGGATTATGAATGCCTGTGCGGCAAGTATAAGCGCATGAAATACAAAGGCATCGTCTGCGAAAAATGCGGTGTCGAAGTCACGGTGACCAAGGTCCGCCGCGAGCGCATGGGCCATATCGAGCTCGCCGCGCCCGTCGCGCACATCTGGTTCCTGAAGTCGCTGCCGTCGCGCATCGGCCTGCTGCTCGATATGCAGCTCAAGCAGCTTGAGCGCGTTCTGTATTTCGAGGCCTATATCGTTCTTGAACCCGGCCTGACCCCGCTCGAGAAATTCCAGCTGCTGACCGAAGACGAGCTGCTCGACGCGCAGGACGAATATGGCGAAGACGCCTTTTCGGCTGGCATCGGCGCCGAAGCGATCCGCGTGCTGCTCGAAAATCTCGATCTGGAGCAGGAACGCGCCGATCTGATGGAAGATCTGGCGACGACCAAGTCGGAGCTGAAGCCCAAGAAGATCATCAAGCGCCTGAAGGTCGTGGAATCGTTCATCGAATCGGGCAACCGCCCCGAGTGGATGATCCTGGAAGTCGTGCCGGTCATTCCGCCCGAACTGCGCCCGCTGGTGCCGCTCGACGGCGGGCGCTTTGCGACGTCGGATCTCAACGACCTGTATCGCCGCGTCATCAACCGCAACAACCGTTTGAAGCGGCTGATGGAACTGCGCGCGCCGGACATCATCGTCCGCAACGAAAAGCGCATGTTGCAGGAAGCCGTCGACGCGCTGTTCGACAACGGTCGCCGCGGTCGCACGATCACCGGCGCCAACAAACGGCCCCTCAAATCGCTGTCCGACATGCTGAAGGGCAAGCAGGGCCGCTTCCGCCAGAACCTGCTCGGCAAGCGCGTCGACTATTCGGGCCGTTCGGTGATCGTGACCGGTCCCGAACTCAAGCTGCACCAGTGCGGCCTGCCGAAAAAGATGGCGCTCGAGCTGTTCAAGCCGTTCATCTATGCCCGCCTTGACGCCAAGGGTCTGTCGATGACCCTGAAGCAGGCGAAGAAGTGGGTCGAAAAGGAACGCAAGGAAGTCTGGGACATCCTCGACGAAGTCATTCGTGAGCACCCGGTCCTGCTGAACCGCGCCCCGACGCTTCACCGCCTGGGCATCCAGGCGTTCGAGCCGGTGCTGATCGAAGGCAAGGCGATCCAGCTGCATCCGCTGGTCTGCGCCGCGTTCAACGCCGACTTCGACGGCGACCAGATGGCCGTCCACGTCCCGCTGAGCCTGGAAGCCCAGCTGGAAGCGCGCGTGCTGATGATGTCGACCAACAACATCCTGAGCCCCGCGAACGGCAAGCCGATCATCGTTCCGTCGCAGGACATGGTGCTGGGTCTCTATTATCTGTCGATGGAGCGCGCCGGCGAACCCGGTGAGGGCATGCTGCTGGCCGACATGGCCGAAGTGCATCAGGCGCTGCACGTCGGTGCGGTGACCCTGCACAGCAAGGTGATCAGCCGCGTTCCCCAGACCGATGAGAAGGGCAATGAATATCTGCGCCGCTTCGAAACGACCCCGGGCCGGATGCTGATCGGCGAATGCCTGCCGAAATCGCACACGGTGCCCTTCGACGTCGTCAACCGCCTTCTGACCAAGAAGGAAATCGGCGACGTGATCGATCAGGTCTATCGCCACACCGGCCAGAAAGAGACCGTGCTGTTCGCCGACGCCATCATGGCGCTGGGCTTCCGCAACGCGTTCAAGGCCGGCATTTCCTTCGGCAAGGATGACATGATCATCCCGGCGTCGAAGGAAGGCATGGTCGACGAAACCCGCGCCCTGGTGAAGGATTTCGAGCAGCAGTATCAGGACGGCCTGATCACGCAGCAGGAAAAGTACAACAAGGCGATCGACGCCTGGTCGCAGTGCGGCGACAAGGTCGCGACCGCGATGATGGACGAAATCCGCGCCGAGCCGAAGGATCCGAAAACGGGCCGTCTGGCCCCGATCAACTCGATCTATATGATGGCGCACTCGGGTGCCCGTGGTTCGCAGGCGCAGATGAAGCAGCTCGCCGGGATGCGCGGCCTGATGGCCAAGCCGTCGGGCGAGATCATCGAAACGCCGATCATCTCGAACTTCAAGGAAGGTCTGACCGTTCTTGAATATTTCAACTCGACCCACGGTGCCCGTAAGGGTCTGGCCGACACCGCGCTCAAGACGGCAAACTCGGGGTATCTGACCCGGCGTCTGGTCGACGTGTCGCAGGACTGCGTCGTGATCGAGGAAGATTGCGGCACGACCCGCGGCATGGAAATGCGCGCGATCATCCAGGGCGGTTCGACGATCGCCTCGCTGGGCGAACGCATCCTGGGCCGCACGACGCTGGAAGATGTGCTCGACAAGGACGGCAATGTGCTGGCCCCGGTCGGCACCCTGCTTGATGAACCGACGACGCAGCGGATCGAAGATGCCGAGGTTCAGTCGGTCAAGATCCGCTCGCCGTTGGTTTGCGAAGCGGTGCTGGGCGTTTGCGGCAAATGCTATGGCCGTGATCTCGCCCGCGGGACCCCGGTGAACATCGGCGAAGCGGTCGGCGTTATCGCCGCGCAGTCGATCGGCGAACCCGGCACCCAGCTGACCATGCGTACCTTCCACATCGGTGGTGCGGCGCAGGTCAACGAGCAGTCGAACGCCGAATCGATCTCGGACGGCACGATCGAATATCGTGACATGCCGACGATCGTCGACCAGCGCGGCCGCCGTCTGGCGCTTGCCCGTTCGGGCGAAGTTGCGGTGATCGACAGCGAAGGCCGCGAACGCGCGTCGCACAAGCTGCCTTATGGTGCGCAGATCCTGTTCAAGGATGGCGACAAGGTGAAAAAGGGCGACCGGATTGCCGAATGGGATCCGTTCACCATGCCGCTGATCACCGAAAAGCAGGGCGTCGTGAAGTATCAGGATCTGGAAGACACCAAGACCCTGATCGAACAGGTCGACGAAGCGACGGGCATCGCCCAGCGCGTCGTGATCGAATATCGTTCGGCCGGCCGCGCCAAGAAGGAAGACCTTCAGCCGCGCCTGACCCTGCTTGACGATGCATCGGGTGAAGCCGCGCGCTACCTGCTCGCGGTCGGCACGATGCTGTCGGTCGAGGACGGCCAGACGGTGCAGGCGGGCGACGTTCTCGCCCGTGTCAGCCGCGAAGCGTCGAAGACGCGCGACATCACCGGCGGTCTGCCGCGGGTGGCCGAGCTGTTCGAAGCGCGCATTCCGAAGGACAACAGCGTGATCGCCAAGATCAGCGGTCGCATTGAATTCGTCAAGGATTACAAGGCGAAGCGCAAGATTGCGATCGTTCCGGAAGAAGGCGATCCGATCGAATATCTGATCCCCAAGTCAAAGGTGCTGGAAGTGCAGGAAGGCGACCAGGTCAAGCGCGGCGACGCCTTGATCAGCGGTTCGCCGAACCCGCACGACATTCTGGACGTCATGGGCGTCGAGGCGCTGGCCGAATATCTGGTCGCGGAAATCCAGGAAGTCTATCGACTCCAGGGCGTGAAGATCAACGACAAGCACATCGAGGTGATCGTTCGCCAGATGCTGCAGAAGGTCGAGATCACCGCGGGTGGCGACACGACGTTGCTGCCTGGCGAACAGCTCGATTATCTGGAGATGATGGAATATAACGCCAAGCTGCCGAAGAATGGCGTGCCTGCCGAGGGCCGTCCGGTCCTGCTGGGTATCACCAAGGCGTCGCTGCAAACGCGCAGCTTCGTTTCGGCGGCATCGTTCCAGGAAACGACCCGCGTGCTCACCGAAGCATCGGTGCAGGGCAAGGTCGACTCGCTGATCGGGCTGAAGGAAAACGTCATCGTCGGCCGTCTGATCCCGGCGGGTACCGGCGCCGCGATGAACCGCGTCCGCGTGACCGCGTCGAGCAAGGATGCTGCGCTGCGCGCATCGATGCGCGCCGCGGCCCAGGTCGATCTGATCGCCCCGGCCAGCGCCGCCGCCGAACATGCCGCCGAACTGGCGCAAGGTCCGGAAGCCGCGATGGGCGATGATCCGCTCGGCAAGGTCCAGGGCGAAGACTTCACGACCGATGACGTGATGGTCGAAGATCGTCCGGAGGGCGAGGGCGAGGCGTAA
- a CDS encoding PspC domain-containing protein, giving the protein MKQGFRKNRRDGVIFGVCAGMADQFGFDVLWARVGFVALTLLGFGLPLLLYLAVAILAP; this is encoded by the coding sequence ATGAAACAGGGTTTTCGCAAGAATCGTCGCGATGGTGTGATCTTTGGCGTCTGCGCCGGGATGGCAGACCAGTTCGGCTTCGACGTCTTGTGGGCGCGCGTCGGTTTTGTCGCCCTGACGCTTCTGGGCTTCGGCCTGCCACTGCTGCTGTACCTCGCCGTCGCGATCCTCGCGCCATAG
- the recF gene encoding DNA replication/repair protein RecF (All proteins in this family for which functions are known are DNA-binding proteins that assist the filamentation of RecA onto DNA for the initiation of recombination or recombinational repair.), which translates to MTLTRLSLTDFRNHAGAELVAEPGLVALHGDNGAGKTNILEAISLLAPGRGLRRAALSDMVRDGATGGFAVFAEVQPVAALAPVSLGTGIEPAHPGRRIVRINGSAAAAASLGEWLAVLWLTPAMDRLFVETAGNRRRFLDRLVLALDPRHAQHSNRYDAALRARGKLLADLSSADPQWLASLEAQLAEHGAAMDAARQHMLTALSAELAEQPEAPFARPLLTLVDSDGAPRGAPHDGAALQGLFLARRRIDAAAGRATAGPHRDDLIAVHAATGRAAARCSTGEQKAMLLSLVLAHSDCVARARGQRPVLLLDEVAAHLDPLRRGALYERLAGQGGQAWLTGTEAALFDNMPGPVTRFRISGGRIAAA; encoded by the coding sequence ATGACGCTGACCCGCCTTTCGCTGACCGATTTTCGCAATCATGCCGGTGCCGAATTGGTCGCGGAGCCGGGGCTGGTCGCGCTGCACGGCGACAATGGCGCGGGCAAGACCAATATATTGGAGGCAATTTCGCTGCTGGCGCCGGGACGCGGGCTACGCCGCGCCGCGCTGAGCGACATGGTCCGCGACGGTGCGACCGGCGGCTTTGCGGTGTTCGCCGAGGTGCAGCCGGTCGCGGCGTTGGCGCCGGTGTCGTTGGGAACCGGGATCGAGCCCGCGCATCCGGGGCGGCGGATCGTGCGGATCAACGGTAGCGCCGCGGCGGCGGCGTCGCTGGGCGAATGGCTGGCGGTGCTGTGGCTGACCCCGGCGATGGACCGGCTGTTCGTCGAGACCGCGGGCAACCGGCGGCGTTTTCTCGACCGGCTGGTGCTCGCGCTCGACCCGCGGCACGCCCAGCACAGCAACCGCTACGACGCGGCGCTGCGCGCGCGCGGCAAACTGCTCGCCGACCTGTCCAGCGCCGACCCGCAATGGCTGGCCAGCCTGGAGGCGCAGCTCGCCGAACATGGCGCCGCGATGGATGCGGCGCGACAACATATGCTGACCGCCCTGTCGGCCGAACTGGCCGAACAGCCCGAAGCCCCCTTTGCCCGCCCGCTGCTGACGCTGGTCGATAGCGACGGCGCGCCGCGCGGCGCGCCGCACGATGGCGCGGCGTTGCAGGGGCTGTTCCTGGCGCGGCGGCGGATCGATGCCGCAGCAGGACGGGCGACCGCCGGGCCGCATCGTGACGACCTGATCGCCGTTCATGCCGCGACCGGCCGCGCCGCAGCGCGTTGTTCGACCGGCGAGCAAAAGGCGATGCTGCTGTCGCTGGTGCTGGCGCACAGCGATTGCGTCGCGCGCGCGCGGGGACAGCGGCCGGTGTTGCTGCTCGACGAGGTCGCGGCGCACCTTGATCCCTTGCGGCGCGGCGCGCTCTATGAGCGGCTGGCGGGGCAAGGGGGGCAGGCGTGGCTGACGGGGACCGAAGCGGCGCTGTTCGACAACATGCCGGGTCCGGTCACGCGGTTCCGAATCAGCGGCGGGCGGATCGCCGCCGCTTAA
- the arsC gene encoding arsenate reductase (glutaredoxin) (This arsenate reductase requires both glutathione and glutaredoxin to convert arsenate to arsenite, after which the efflux transporter formed by ArsA and ArsB can extrude the arsenite from the cell, providing resistance.), translating to MNATIWHNPACGTSRKTLAILQETPNIDLTVVEYLKHPYAADKLRQLFTDAGLTARDALRLRGTDAEDRGLKDASEDAIIAAMVANPAYVERPFVETAKGARLCRPQDVVREIL from the coding sequence ATGAACGCAACTATCTGGCACAATCCCGCCTGCGGCACCTCGCGCAAGACGTTGGCCATCCTTCAGGAAACGCCAAATATCGACCTGACGGTCGTCGAATATCTGAAGCATCCCTATGCAGCGGACAAGCTGCGCCAGCTGTTCACCGATGCGGGCCTGACCGCGCGCGACGCGCTGCGCCTGCGCGGCACCGACGCCGAGGACCGCGGTCTGAAGGACGCCAGCGAGGACGCGATCATCGCCGCGATGGTCGCCAACCCGGCCTATGTCGAACGCCCATTTGTCGAAACCGCCAAGGGCGCCCGCCTCTGCCGTCCGCAGGATGTGGTGCGCGAGATTCTTTAA
- a CDS encoding murein L,D-transpeptidase catalytic domain family protein: MTEIFDRRAMLAGLAGAGALAAAPLRAQLPDWIQQPVAPLPPPVDYLAVARKQLAMQSRNIPQTDRVGVVDFGLPSARPRFALVDMVAGKVDMFPVTHGRGSDPQHDGWLKSFSNRMGSLATSRGAYRTGDYYWGANGSSMRLAGLEPDNYSADMRAIVVHGAWYADPALIATQGKLGRSEGCFVFGEELLPMILYKLGPGRLLFADRLSEMPPVPAPFQLPPVADNIRRAGSVSGTFPTTAD; this comes from the coding sequence GTGACTGAAATCTTCGATCGCAGGGCGATGCTGGCGGGGCTCGCCGGGGCCGGGGCGTTGGCTGCCGCGCCGTTGCGCGCGCAACTGCCCGACTGGATCCAGCAACCGGTGGCGCCGTTGCCGCCGCCGGTCGATTATCTGGCCGTCGCGCGCAAACAGCTGGCGATGCAGAGCCGCAATATCCCCCAGACCGACCGCGTCGGCGTTGTCGATTTCGGCCTGCCATCGGCGCGGCCGCGCTTTGCGCTGGTCGATATGGTGGCGGGAAAGGTCGATATGTTCCCGGTCACCCACGGCCGCGGGTCGGACCCGCAGCATGATGGTTGGCTCAAGAGCTTCTCGAACCGCATGGGCAGTCTGGCGACGTCGCGCGGCGCGTATCGCACCGGCGATTATTATTGGGGCGCCAACGGATCGTCGATGCGGCTCGCGGGCCTGGAGCCGGATAATTACAGCGCCGATATGCGCGCGATCGTCGTCCATGGCGCGTGGTATGCCGACCCGGCGCTGATCGCGACGCAGGGCAAGCTGGGGCGCAGCGAAGGGTGCTTCGTCTTCGGCGAGGAACTGCTGCCGATGATCCTCTACAAATTGGGGCCGGGGCGGTTGTTGTTCGCCGACCGGCTGAGCGAGATGCCGCCGGTGCCCGCGCCATTCCAGCTGCCGCCAGTCGCGGACAATATCCGCCGCGCGGGCTCGGTCAGCGGGACGTTTCCGACGACCGCGGATTAG
- a CDS encoding L,D-transpeptidase family protein, translating into MVKNCSFSARPAAIFLLPLSLLAAPVLAQTGVKEDSVVLQPDKVADDAPVIAAQMELPSWSEENATALLSVIEKIGAEGLFAKDYSPDALAAAILAGDQARLDKTATDTFLLLATHLRDGRTPNAARKQWFMVDSDADSEPLLSLLGTALNAGLIRETLMALNPVHPDFAALKASLAKTKAAADANAIRVNMERWRWMPRALGDRYVVSNVPEYLTRVVHGGTIIATHKAVVGKPSTATPQLNPMATGIIVNPTWTLPRSIINEGIGATIARNPASARAQGYTWTGSGKTLSVVQKAGPNNALGVMKMEMLNEHAIYLHDTPSKGAFGAAARAFSHGCIRTEKALHFSGLMAVMFAGQSPEVFGEAIASGKTTRFGFENPFPVYVAYWTVIPDGKGGIRKLADLYGRDAPVVASFAKPGRPTAAIIAPVAPSVVPTVETTARVTTPGTSGIY; encoded by the coding sequence ATGGTCAAAAACTGCTCTTTTTCAGCGCGCCCTGCCGCGATTTTTCTCCTCCCGCTCAGCCTGCTGGCCGCGCCCGTGCTCGCCCAAACCGGGGTGAAGGAGGATTCGGTCGTCCTGCAACCCGACAAGGTCGCCGACGATGCGCCGGTGATCGCGGCGCAGATGGAATTGCCGAGCTGGTCGGAGGAAAATGCCACCGCGCTGCTCAGCGTCATCGAGAAAATCGGCGCCGAAGGCCTGTTTGCCAAGGATTATAGCCCCGACGCCCTCGCCGCCGCGATCCTGGCGGGCGATCAGGCGCGGCTCGACAAGACCGCGACTGACACCTTCCTGCTCCTTGCGACCCATCTGCGCGATGGCCGCACCCCCAATGCGGCGCGCAAACAATGGTTCATGGTCGACAGCGACGCCGACAGCGAACCGTTGCTTTCGCTGCTCGGCACCGCGCTGAACGCGGGATTGATCCGCGAAACGCTGATGGCGCTCAACCCCGTGCATCCCGATTTTGCGGCGCTCAAGGCGTCGCTGGCCAAGACCAAGGCGGCCGCCGACGCCAACGCGATCCGCGTCAACATGGAACGCTGGCGCTGGATGCCGCGCGCGCTCGGCGACCGCTATGTCGTCAGCAACGTCCCCGAATATCTGACCCGCGTCGTTCACGGCGGCACGATCATCGCGACGCACAAGGCCGTCGTCGGCAAACCTTCGACCGCAACGCCGCAGCTGAACCCGATGGCCACCGGCATCATCGTCAACCCGACCTGGACGCTGCCGCGCAGCATCATCAACGAAGGCATCGGCGCGACGATCGCGCGCAACCCCGCCTCGGCGCGCGCGCAGGGCTATACCTGGACCGGCAGCGGCAAGACCTTGTCGGTGGTGCAAAAGGCGGGGCCGAACAACGCGCTGGGTGTGATGAAGATGGAGATGCTCAACGAACATGCCATCTACCTTCACGACACGCCGTCAAAGGGCGCGTTCGGCGCTGCGGCGCGCGCGTTCAGCCACGGCTGCATCCGCACCGAAAAGGCGCTGCATTTCTCGGGCCTGATGGCGGTTATGTTCGCGGGCCAAAGCCCCGAAGTGTTCGGCGAAGCGATCGCGAGCGGCAAGACGACGCGCTTTGGCTTTGAAAACCCCTTCCCCGTCTATGTCGCCTATTGGACCGTCATTCCCGACGGCAAGGGCGGGATCAGGAAACTCGCCGACCTCTACGGCCGCGATGCGCCGGTGGTGGCCAGCTTTGCCAAGCCAGGCCGACCGACCGCCGCGATCATTGCACCGGTCGCACCGTCGGTGGTCCCGACGGTCGAAACAACCGCCCGTGTCACGACGCCGGGGACAAGCGGAATTTATTGA